The stretch of DNA CTGATGGAGCTCACCAAGGACAAGCACGCCAGGATCGGCGAATACATCCGCGCCAACTGGAACGGGGCGCCCGAGGACCTGCCCGCAGTCCTGGAAACGCTGCTCGGCGAGCTCGAGCGGGATGCTCAGGCGCGCGGCATGACCGTCGATCGCACGCTGCTCAAGTCGATCCTCGCGAGCTCGGTCCGTCAGCACCACCTGGCCAAGGGCAAGGAGCTCGAGCAGGCGATGAAGCAGGTCGCTTGAGTCTCAGTCGCCCGTCGGAACGATCCCCGCGTTCTCGACCATCAGGATGACCGTGCGCTCCGGCGCGCGCGTGCGGTGCACGACACCCTTGGGCACCACGTAGCCCTGGCCCGGCGTCAGCGCGATCGTCTTGTCTCCTTCGAGGTCGATGAGCAGCTCGCCCTCGACCACCCAGAAGAACTCGTCGTCTTCGTCGTGCTTGTGCCAGTGGTACTCGCCCTTGACGATGCCCACTCGCACGACCGAGTCGTTGACCTTGCACAAGGTCTGGTTGAACCATGGATGCTCGACCGTGGCGGCCAGTGCGGGCACGTCGATCACCTCGAGCGGGCCGTGCAGGATGTCGAGGTGCGTATCGTAGGGATAGGACTCCGGAGCTTTGGCCATCATCGCCTCGCCAGGCTGCGCAGCACCGTCTGCAGGATGCCGCCGTTCCTGTAGTAGTCGACCTCGACCGGGGTATCGATGCGCGCGATCGCCGTGAAGCTGAGCTTCGAGCCGTCCGCGCGCGCCGCCTCGACCTGGAGCTTCATGCGCGGGGCGAGGCCCTTCTCGAGCCCCGAGATCGTGAACG from Candidatus Eisenbacteria bacterium encodes:
- a CDS encoding cupin domain-containing protein codes for the protein MAKAPESYPYDTHLDILHGPLEVIDVPALAATVEHPWFNQTLCKVNDSVVRVGIVKGEYHWHKHDEDDEFFWVVEGELLIDLEGDKTIALTPGQGYVVPKGVVHRTRAPERTVILMVENAGIVPTGD